In Tubulanus polymorphus chromosome 8, tnTubPoly1.2, whole genome shotgun sequence, one genomic interval encodes:
- the LOC141910323 gene encoding AAC-rich mRNA clone AAC4 protein-like, which yields MRLSAAALKLRDEPNAGGNSVVSEVLSYELLAKCFGARLQKTEMEVSYFPLGGAMTDYTCRIQETALGVSVTRALRYRADFDEQDAERLLNKKLQGVIKSSATAQEKWSKQILHVWATSQRVAELLRTAYRDRVSMETKSNTVVLVTVTESEISNEIFFDRFKRMLPHVLTLFRRLVMKGKDTQARRSTETTAINHEDIFWKMCNKLLTAMHAGVLWNVTNTSRPKHLRRKFNQNKSLAIRTNASVMAITEKYTQ from the exons ATGCGTCTGTCCGCGGCGGCGCTAAAACTACGGGATGAACCGAACGCCGGCGGTAACTCGGTCGTGTCCGAGGTCTTATCGTATGAACTGCTAGCAAAATGTTTCGGCGCGCGATTACAAAAG ACCGAAATGGAGGTATCGTATTTTCCGCTAGGGGGCGCTATGACCGATTATACGTGTCGTATCCAGGAAACGGCGTTGGGAGTGTCAGTAACCAGGGCGTTGAGATACCGAGCAGATTTCGACGAACAAGACGCCGAGAGACTTCTGAACAAAAAACTGCAAG GTGTTATTAAATCGTCAGCCACGGCTCAGGAGAAATGGAGTAAACAAATTTTACACGTGTGGGCGACTTCTCAACGCGTTGCCGAATTACTTAGAACAGCGTATAGAGATCgggtttccatggaaaccaaATCGAATACAGTCGTTTTGGTTACGGTTACCGAATCTGAAATTTCgaacgaaatattttttgacagATTTAAGAGAATGTTACCTCATG TTTTAACTTTGTTCAGACGTCTGGTCATGAAAGGAAAGGACACGCAGGCTAGACGTTCTACGGAAACCACTGCAATAAACCACGAAGACATATTCTGGAAAATGTGCAACAAGTTATTGACAGCGATGCACGCCGGTGTGTTGTGGAACGTCACCAATACATCTCGGCCGAAACACTTACGTAGGAAATTCAACCAAAACAAAAGTCTAGCTATTAGGACGAACGCGTCGGTGATGGCGATCACGGAAAAATATACGCAATAG